Proteins encoded within one genomic window of Borrelia parkeri:
- a CDS encoding efflux RND transporter permease subunit translates to MLIKKVVGKPITMLILFSLLTMLSIYTFSRLKIDLLPNIGDSYITISTQYSGSSAKEVEEKVTSLLEGNLSLVKNIKTITSSSFKGHSSINLQFYHGTNLDLALNEIRDALEISKRILPKEASLPRIYRGSLGSSPIISFVIYSDRPVLELKRYADNILKPRLERLNGVGRVQVIGGGDKHILIEVSQNRLEAYGLTLSEIVPFISSQNVEFSVGNMLDNDLEYQAQVSGKFNSIKDLENVVIAYRKPSIYSLGDNSFVQVRLRDIASVKSVAQDVEDYAYYNDKPSIVISIQKQSDANSVIVSDAVNAEVEKIKFALPKDIFLDISYDDAEHIKKAISSVANSAYSGAVLALCIIFFFLRSFRATIIIGITIPLAIVLTFCLMYFANISLNIMSLSGLALSVGMLVDCSIVVIENIYKYRQKGAKLISSAILGTQEMMLPIMAATLTSICVFAPMLIFKAELGVIGDFVRDFAFTIVISLVASLFVAVFLVPVLSSYYVGLYTTSQKPIKNKLIKRIDDFLYGIYSVGERFYVKLLNYILTWKLACSLIILFSFILSLVLFPLLNVSFFPYERSSLIRFDFKFPRKTSLEISKFYSDKILEIVKNEIKVYKSIISEINSNGFIFNVTLPLKEETDGEFVEDEEEIRYRVYRRVERLYPDFNFNASSRGGSFGASPIEIKIITSDFEYAREYGEFLVSLLKKKFPSLVNPRLNIREEMQIDIEIDREKAYSYGINMETLSREIRANIGGISAGNYIEDGVSYDVLLRLDRGNIASFKDLDKISILNASGVQIPFSSIVRLKKTKGIGEIFREDQSLVVKLTAGIAPGENLALITANVVDFVTNKVPQRDGVLVKFGGEYTEFTSSMQQFGVIMFMAVLLVFGVMAAQFESLLKPFVILFTIPLTLIGVVLFYFISGEKISVFTAIGMLMLIGVVVNTGIVLVDYINLLLKRGFNLKDAVLEAGRSRFRPILMSALTSIIGLFPIAFSSSSESNLIKPIAFTFIGGMFASTFLTLLFIPMIFEIFYKLSIKAFIPFKSGSSVDKIDLKGGSRGFSDKI, encoded by the coding sequence ATGTTAATAAAAAAAGTTGTTGGTAAACCAATAACAATGTTAATATTGTTTTCATTATTGACGATGCTTAGTATTTATACTTTTTCAAGATTAAAGATAGATTTGCTCCCCAACATTGGAGACAGTTATATCACTATTTCTACTCAGTATTCAGGAAGTTCCGCAAAAGAAGTGGAAGAAAAAGTGACAAGTCTTTTAGAAGGTAATCTATCCTTAGTTAAGAATATAAAGACAATAACTAGTAGTTCTTTTAAGGGACATAGCAGTATTAATCTTCAGTTTTATCATGGAACTAATTTAGATTTGGCTTTGAATGAAATAAGAGATGCGCTTGAGATTTCAAAAAGAATTTTACCAAAAGAAGCAAGCTTACCTAGGATTTATAGAGGAAGTTTAGGCTCTTCGCCAATAATATCGTTTGTTATATATTCAGATAGACCGGTCTTAGAACTTAAAAGGTATGCAGATAATATTCTTAAGCCTAGGTTGGAGAGACTTAATGGGGTTGGACGTGTGCAAGTTATTGGAGGTGGAGATAAGCATATTTTAATTGAAGTATCGCAAAATAGGTTAGAGGCCTATGGACTTACTTTATCAGAAATAGTACCGTTTATTTCTTCTCAAAATGTTGAATTTTCGGTTGGTAACATGTTAGATAATGATTTGGAATATCAAGCACAAGTATCTGGAAAGTTTAATTCAATTAAGGATTTGGAAAACGTGGTTATTGCTTATAGAAAGCCAAGTATTTATTCTTTAGGTGATAATTCATTTGTTCAGGTCAGACTGAGAGATATCGCAAGTGTCAAGAGTGTTGCTCAAGATGTAGAGGATTATGCATATTATAATGATAAACCTTCTATTGTGATATCTATACAAAAACAGAGTGATGCAAATTCTGTTATTGTTTCAGATGCAGTAAATGCAGAGGTTGAAAAAATCAAGTTTGCACTTCCAAAAGATATATTTTTAGACATTTCTTATGATGATGCTGAACATATTAAAAAGGCTATTTCTTCTGTTGCTAATTCAGCTTATTCTGGAGCAGTGCTTGCATTATGTATTATTTTTTTCTTTTTAAGAAGCTTTAGAGCAACAATTATTATTGGTATTACAATACCGTTAGCGATTGTTCTTACCTTTTGTTTAATGTATTTTGCAAATATTTCTCTAAATATTATGAGTCTATCAGGTCTTGCTTTGAGTGTTGGTATGCTTGTAGATTGTTCTATTGTTGTAATAGAGAATATATATAAATATAGGCAGAAGGGTGCCAAGCTTATTTCATCTGCTATTCTTGGGACACAAGAAATGATGTTGCCAATTATGGCTGCAACCTTGACATCGATTTGTGTATTTGCTCCTATGCTTATTTTTAAGGCTGAGTTGGGTGTTATTGGTGATTTTGTTAGGGATTTTGCTTTTACTATTGTAATATCTTTAGTAGCTTCTTTGTTTGTTGCAGTTTTTTTGGTACCTGTGCTTTCAAGTTATTATGTTGGGCTTTATACTACTTCTCAAAAACCTATCAAAAATAAATTGATTAAAAGGATTGATGATTTTTTGTATGGTATTTATTCTGTTGGAGAGAGATTTTATGTTAAATTACTAAACTATATTTTAACTTGGAAATTAGCTTGTTCATTGATTATTCTCTTTAGTTTTATTTTAAGTTTAGTTTTATTTCCTCTTTTAAATGTATCTTTTTTTCCCTATGAACGTTCTTCTTTAATTCGTTTTGATTTTAAATTTCCCCGTAAGACAAGTTTGGAAATTTCAAAATTTTATTCAGATAAAATTTTAGAGATTGTAAAAAATGAAATTAAGGTTTATAAGAGTATCATTTCTGAAATAAATTCAAATGGTTTTATCTTTAACGTTACATTACCTTTAAAGGAAGAAACTGATGGAGAATTCGTTGAGGATGAAGAAGAGATTAGATATAGAGTTTATAGACGTGTTGAGAGGCTTTATCCTGATTTTAATTTTAATGCTTCTTCACGAGGAGGTTCTTTTGGTGCTTCTCCTATTGAGATTAAAATTATTACTTCGGATTTTGAGTATGCAAGAGAATATGGAGAATTTTTAGTTAGTCTTTTAAAGAAAAAATTTCCCAGTCTTGTCAATCCTAGACTTAATATACGAGAAGAGATGCAAATTGATATAGAAATAGATAGAGAAAAGGCCTATTCTTATGGAATTAATATGGAAACTCTTTCAAGAGAGATTAGGGCTAATATTGGTGGAATTTCAGCAGGAAATTATATTGAAGATGGAGTGAGTTATGATGTTTTGCTTAGGCTTGATAGAGGCAATATTGCTAGCTTTAAAGATTTAGATAAAATATCTATTTTAAATGCATCTGGTGTTCAAATTCCCTTTTCTTCAATTGTTAGGCTTAAAAAGACAAAAGGAATTGGTGAGATTTTCAGAGAAGATCAGTCTTTAGTAGTGAAGCTTACAGCAGGTATTGCTCCAGGTGAAAATTTAGCTTTAATTACAGCGAATGTAGTAGATTTTGTAACTAATAAGGTTCCTCAGAGAGATGGGGTGTTGGTTAAGTTTGGAGGAGAATACACTGAGTTTACAAGTAGTATGCAGCAATTTGGGGTGATAATGTTTATGGCTGTCTTGCTTGTGTTTGGAGTAATGGCAGCACAATTTGAATCTCTCTTAAAGCCATTTGTTATTCTCTTTACAATACCATTAACCTTAATAGGTGTTGTACTGTTTTATTTTATATCGGGAGAAAAGATTTCTGTTTTTACTGCTATTGGTATGCTTATGCTTATTGGTGTTGTTGTTAATACGGGTATTGTATTGGTAGATTATATTAATTTATTGCTTAAGAGGGGCTTTAATCTTAAAGATGCAGTGCTTGAGGCAGGTCGCTCCAGGTTTAGGCCAATTTTGATGTCTGCTTTAACATCAATAATAGGACTCTTTCCCATTGCATTCTCAAGTTCGAGTGAGAGTAATCTTATAAAGCCAATTGCTTTTACCTTTATTGGTGGAATGTTTGCTAGTACATTTCTGACTTTACTTTTTATTCCTATGATTTTTGAAATTTTTTATAAACTTTCTATAAAAGCTTTTATTCCTTTTAAGTCAGGAAGTTCTGTTGACAAAATTGATCTTAAGGGAGGAAGTAGGGGTTTTTCAGATAAAATATAA